One region of Drosophila teissieri strain GT53w chromosome 2L, Prin_Dtei_1.1, whole genome shotgun sequence genomic DNA includes:
- the LOC122611927 gene encoding angiopoietin-related protein 1 encodes MRSWFVVFLLWILQFQMGQSSPHTCPSGSPDGIYQLKLPGEEPFQVTQCKTTTRDWIVIQRRLDGSVNFNQSWINYKDGFGNPNGEFFIGLQKLYLMTREQPHELFIQLKHGTGVTEYAHFDDFQVGSENELYKLERVGQYSGTAGDSLKNHISKRFSTFDRDNDESSKNCAANHGGGWWFHSCLSSSLNGLYFREGETVILNGIHWGRWKFHSLTFVQMMIRPKFF; translated from the exons ATGAGGTCGTGGTTTGTTGTGTTTCTTTTATGGATTTTGCAGTTCCAAATGGGTCAGAGTTCACCACACACCTGTCCTAGTGGCAGTCCAGATGGAATTTACCAGCTGAAGCTGCCAGGAGAAGAACCTTTTCAAGTGACCCAGTGCAAAACAACCACAAGAGATTGGATTGTCATTCAAAGACGCCTAGATGGAAGTGTTAACTTCAACCAATCGTGGATTAATTACAAGGATGGATTTGGCAATCCGAATGGAGAATTTTTCATCGGTCTCCAGAAGCTTTATCTGATGACTAGAGAACAACCACACGAACTTTTCATTCAACTAAAGCATGGCACTGGCGTTACAGAATACGCGCACTTTGATGACTTTCAAGTGGGCAGTGAAAATGAGTTATATAAACTGGAACGGGTGGGACAATATTCTGGAACTGCTGGGGACTCCCTTAAAAACCACATAAGCAAAAGGTTCTCTACTTTTGATCGTGATAATGACGAGTCTAGTAAGAATTGTGCAGCCAACCATGGCGGTGGTTGGTGGTTTCACTCTTGTTTGTCAAG CTCGCTAAATGGACTTTATTTTAGAGAAGGTGAAACCGTCATTCTTAATGGAATTCACTGGGGCCGCTGGAAATTCCACTCCCTAACTTTTGTTCAAATGATGATAAGACCAAAATTCTTTTAG